One genomic region from Euleptes europaea isolate rEulEur1 chromosome 6, rEulEur1.hap1, whole genome shotgun sequence encodes:
- the LOC130478980 gene encoding LOW QUALITY PROTEIN: CAAX prenyl protease 1 homolog (The sequence of the model RefSeq protein was modified relative to this genomic sequence to represent the inferred CDS: inserted 1 base in 1 codon), whose product MVVPLLGALWAQTPLETQIFGSVLLFSWAVYLWEVWLAWRQRTVFKMTSHVPLELGQIMDVETFQKSHLYQLDKSAFSFWSGLYSEVEGTVILLCGGIPFLWSVSGDLSEYSGFGSEYEITQTLVFLLLATLFSSVTGLPWSLYNTFVIEEKHSFNQQTLGFFFKDAIKKFVVTQCILLPVMALLLYIIKIGGDYFFIYAWLFTLVVSLVLVTIYADYIAPLFDKFIPLPEGELKQQIEAMAKNIDFPLTKVYVVEGSKRSSHSNAYFYGFFKNKRIVLFDMLLEDYSALNKEHPEDPGSESQVAGGNGEDAETQAKAKNKKQGCKNEEVLAVLGHELGHWKLGHTIKNIVISQMNSFLCFFLFAVLIGRKELFXYDTQPTLIGLLIIFQFIFSPYNEVLSFCLTVLSRHFEFQADAFAKDLEKAKDLYSALIKLNKDNLGFPVSDWLFSMWHYSHPPLLERLQALKESKQD is encoded by the exons ATGGTGGTGCCGTTGCTGGGCGCGCTGTGGGCCCAGACCCCGCTGGAGACGCAGATCTTTGGCTCTGTGCTGCTCTTCTCCTGGGCCGTCTACCTGTGGGAGGTGTGGCTCGCCTGGCGGCAGAGAACTGTGTTCAAGATGACAAGCCATGTCCCATTGGAGTTGGGACAGATAATGGACGTGGAAACGTTTCAAAAATCTCACCTTTATCAGTTGGATAAAAGTGCTTTCAGCTTTTGGTCAGGACTCTACTCAGAGGTCGAGGGCACTGTGATTCTTCTGTGTGGAGGAATTCCTTTCCTCTGGTCTGTATCGGGAGATCTCTCTGAATACTCTGGCTTTGGATCAGAGTATGAGATCACCCAGACCCTGGTCTTCTTGCTGCTTGCTACGCTTTTCAGCTCAGTCACAGGCCTGCCCTGGAGCCTCTATAACACCTTCGTCATAGAGGAAAAACACAGCTTCAATCAACAGACTCTGGGATTCTTTTTTAAAGACGCTATCAAGAAGTTCGTCGTGACTCAATGCATCCTGTTGCCAGTGATGGCGCTTCTGCTTTACATTATTAAAATAGGGGGAGACTATTTCTTCATTTACGCATGGCTTTTCACATTGGTGGTTTCTCTGGTTCTGGTCACTATCTATGCAGATTACATCGCTCCTTTGTTTGATAAATTCATTCCCCTCCCTGAAGGGGAGCTCAAGCAACAAATTGAGGCGATGGCAAAGAATATAGATTTCCCCCTGACCAAAGTTTACGTTGTGGAAGGTTCCAAACGGTCCTCCCACAGCAATGCTTATTTCTATGGCTTCTTTAAGAATAAGCGCATTGTGCTGTTTGATATGCTTCTGGAGGATTATTCCGCCCTTAACAAAGAGCATCCCGAGGATCCTGGTTCAGAGTCCCAGGTGGCTGGAGGAAATGGTGAAGATGCAGAAACTCAGGCCAAAGCAAAAAACAAGAAACAAGGCTGCAAAAATGAAGAAGTCTTGGCCGTGCTGGGACATGAGCTGGGGCACTGGAAGCTTGGCCACACCATCAAGAACATCGTCATCAGCCAGATGAACTCCTTCTTGTGTTTCTTCTTATTTGCTGTCCTTATTGGTCGAAAGGAGCTTT GCTACGATACCCAGCCAACCCTGATAGGCCTCTTGATCATCTTTCAGTTTATCTTCTCGCCTTATAATGAGGTCCTCTCCTTTTGTTTAACTGTGTTAAGTAGACATTTTGAATTTCAAGCGGATGCCTTTGCCAAGGATCTCGAAAAGGCTAAAGATCTGTACTCTGCGCTGATCAAGCTGAACAAAGATAACTTGGGATTCCCTGTGTCAGACTGGCTGTTTTCTATGTGGCATTATTCTCACCCTCCACTGTTAGAAAGACTTCAAGCACTCAAGGAGTCCAAGCAAGACTGA